One window of Quercus robur chromosome 5, dhQueRobu3.1, whole genome shotgun sequence genomic DNA carries:
- the LOC126727903 gene encoding serine/threonine-protein phosphatase 7 long form homolog, with protein sequence MGITLQDMEVMLGLPVDGLPVTGKTDYKWSELCEQLLGHKPPPPIPNSNKSTLAGARIRYTWLDAQFADPLVVDAVDEVVQQHARYHLLVRMGALLFMDRSADRVSLLPLQLLNPVSNARRYSWGSAALAWLYRQFCGASKKDTMQIGGALLLVQL encoded by the coding sequence ATGGGTATCACCTTGCAAGATATGGAGGTGATGCTCGGGCTTCCGGTGGATGGGTTGCCTGTCACTGGGAAGACAGACTACAAATGGAGTGAGCTGTGCGAACAGTTGTTGGGCCATAAACCTCCACCCCCGATACCAAACTCAAACAAGTCTACCCTTGCTGGGGCGAGGATAAGATACACCTGGCTTGATGCACAGTTTGCCGATCCCTTAGTTGTGGACGCTGTTGACGAAGTCGTGCAGCAACATGCCCGCTACCACCTACTTGTACGGATGGGGGCCCTCTTGTTCATGGACAGGTCTGCGGACAGGGTCTCACTGCTGCCTCTGCAGTTGCTCAACCCAGTCAGCAATGCGAGACGGTATAGCTGGGGTAGTGCAGCATTGGCCTGGCTGTATAGGCAATTTTGTGGTGCATCGAAGAAGGATACGATGCAGATTGGAGGAGCACTCTTGTTGGTGCAGCTATAG